The proteins below come from a single Spirochaeta isovalerica genomic window:
- a CDS encoding monomeric [FeFe] hydrogenase, with protein MLNENNQYSYLRKELLLRFFNFLFDSDNTLDINKIPYAMIPSKGDPRRCCIYKDREMIKYRLLSLMGYDLSGDFDESPSLFEFFSRCEKEKAPSLPPLSVISAACSSCRNKQYRVTELCRGCLARPCQTICPAGALTMKNGKAIIDGERCVNCGKCQKACPYSAIVYIPVPCEEVCPVGAIVKKEGHAIEIDRQKCISCGRCTRSCPFGAIVEKSHAVPLAAALKLKKDISLMIAPSLYNQLPGSDSQILEALKAIGFTRVYELQESAEIVAAEEGRELVERMEKGESFMTTSCCPAYVETVKKHMPDLASHVSRTPSPMVAGAEILKDQFPHSTIVFAGPCMAKKVEAYENGIVDLVMNFEELGTLLISRAVEILNYPEVEREPVFEMGRGFAHSGGVARAVEASLGRKVGYGQIDGISSKTLRLMKTWTKRAPSEHLVEVMACEGGCSRGPCSLNS; from the coding sequence ATGCTGAACGAAAACAACCAGTACAGCTATTTGAGGAAGGAACTGCTTTTGCGCTTCTTCAATTTTCTCTTTGACAGTGATAATACTCTGGACATTAATAAAATCCCCTATGCCATGATCCCTTCCAAGGGTGATCCGCGTCGTTGTTGTATCTATAAAGACCGGGAGATGATTAAATACCGCCTGCTGTCTCTTATGGGGTATGATCTTTCGGGAGATTTTGATGAAAGCCCCTCTCTATTCGAGTTTTTCAGCCGCTGCGAAAAGGAAAAGGCTCCATCCTTGCCTCCGCTGTCGGTTATCTCCGCGGCCTGCAGTTCCTGCCGGAATAAACAATACCGAGTCACGGAACTGTGCCGCGGCTGTCTGGCCAGACCGTGTCAGACGATTTGCCCGGCCGGTGCGTTAACTATGAAAAACGGCAAGGCCATCATAGACGGTGAGAGGTGTGTAAACTGTGGTAAGTGCCAGAAAGCCTGTCCTTACAGCGCCATTGTCTATATCCCCGTCCCCTGTGAGGAAGTCTGTCCGGTTGGCGCCATTGTCAAAAAAGAGGGACATGCTATAGAGATAGATAGGCAAAAGTGTATTTCCTGCGGTCGCTGCACACGTTCCTGTCCTTTCGGTGCTATTGTTGAGAAAAGCCATGCCGTTCCTCTTGCCGCCGCGTTGAAGCTGAAAAAAGACATTTCGCTTATGATAGCGCCCTCTCTCTATAATCAGCTCCCCGGCAGTGACAGCCAGATACTCGAAGCACTGAAAGCCATAGGCTTCACTCGCGTTTATGAACTTCAGGAATCGGCGGAAATCGTCGCTGCAGAAGAAGGCCGGGAGCTTGTGGAGCGAATGGAAAAGGGCGAGTCCTTTATGACCACATCCTGTTGTCCCGCCTATGTGGAAACTGTGAAGAAACATATGCCCGATCTGGCTTCCCATGTCTCCCGTACACCTTCGCCCATGGTTGCGGGAGCTGAGATTCTGAAAGATCAATTTCCCCATTCGACTATCGTCTTCGCCGGTCCCTGTATGGCTAAAAAAGTCGAGGCATATGAGAATGGCATTGTGGATCTCGTTATGAATTTCGAGGAACTGGGAACTCTACTCATATCCCGTGCTGTGGAAATTCTCAATTATCCCGAAGTGGAGAGAGAGCCCGTTTTTGAGATGGGGCGCGGTTTTGCCCATTCCGGCGGTGTCGCCAGAGCTGTTGAAGCCAGTCTGGGGAGGAAGGTCGGATATGGACAGATCGACGGGATTTCATCAAAAACACTGCGTCTGATGAAAACCTGGACAAAACGGGCACCTTCGGAGCATCTCGTCGAGGTGATGGCCTGTGAGGGCGGTTGCAGCAGAGGACCCTGCTCACTTAATTCATAA
- a CDS encoding SpoIIE family protein phosphatase, with protein MSFFIEVDYSQYFKEGQSIGGDVFLLSKGEERDRIICTLSDGLGSGVKANVLANLTAHMAQKYAAGTTDMVKSAEIIMNTLPVCRERKISYSTFTILRMENLKSDKVRASIVEYDNPGFLLIRDGACLCPEKTRHELKRPGAFKDENLFHTELELEAGDRIIFFTDGITQAGLGTKQLPLGWRAGNVKRYILELLNNRRETSAYELASAVTAKARALDIYKAKDDITCASVYIRKPRRLIVSTGPPIDESRDEKLVKAIADFDGRKVIAGGTTAQIYSRITGKKLKVALSDCDGDLPPCASMEGVDLVTEGMLTLNRIAGHLEKRISLNELPRNSAGQFLKLLLESDQVRFLVGTKINDAHQDPSIPFEIGIRRSIIGRIVKALEENYLKETELEFI; from the coding sequence TTGAGCTTTTTTATAGAAGTGGATTATTCCCAGTACTTCAAGGAGGGGCAGAGCATCGGGGGAGATGTATTTCTTCTCTCGAAAGGGGAAGAGAGGGACCGCATCATCTGTACGCTATCCGACGGACTGGGAAGCGGAGTGAAAGCGAATGTTCTGGCAAACCTTACTGCTCATATGGCTCAGAAATATGCAGCCGGCACTACCGATATGGTCAAGTCAGCTGAAATCATCATGAACACCCTGCCGGTTTGCCGCGAGAGAAAAATCAGCTATTCCACCTTTACCATTCTGCGTATGGAAAACCTCAAATCCGATAAGGTCAGGGCTTCCATCGTCGAATATGATAATCCGGGATTTCTCCTCATACGCGATGGGGCATGTCTCTGTCCTGAAAAAACCAGGCATGAATTGAAGAGACCCGGAGCGTTTAAGGATGAGAATCTTTTTCACACTGAGCTGGAACTTGAAGCGGGAGACCGGATCATTTTTTTTACCGATGGCATAACCCAGGCCGGTCTCGGCACGAAACAGCTGCCTTTGGGCTGGCGGGCCGGCAATGTGAAGAGGTATATTCTGGAACTTCTCAATAACCGACGGGAAACTTCCGCCTATGAACTGGCCTCGGCCGTTACGGCGAAAGCCAGAGCTCTGGATATTTATAAGGCGAAGGACGATATCACATGCGCCTCTGTTTATATCCGCAAACCGAGGCGGCTTATCGTATCAACCGGACCGCCTATTGATGAATCACGCGATGAAAAACTGGTTAAGGCCATTGCAGATTTTGACGGGCGGAAGGTTATAGCCGGAGGGACGACCGCCCAGATTTATTCCCGGATAACAGGAAAAAAGCTAAAGGTCGCTCTTTCTGATTGCGATGGAGATCTCCCCCCTTGCGCCTCTATGGAGGGTGTTGATCTGGTAACAGAGGGGATGCTGACCCTCAACAGGATTGCCGGTCATCTGGAGAAAAGAATCTCTTTGAATGAATTGCCGCGGAACAGTGCCGGGCAGTTTCTCAAGCTTCTGCTTGAAAGCGATCAGGTCCGGTTCCTCGTGGGAACCAAAATCAATGATGCTCACCAGGATCCCAGCATTCCCTTTGAAATCGGAATCAGGCGATCCATTATCGGACGGATCGTGAAAGCTCTCGAAGAGAATTACCTGAAAGAGACTGAACTGGAATTCATTTAG
- a CDS encoding [Fe-Fe] hydrogenase large subunit C-terminal domain-containing protein encodes MSSSRQPVYTEKTKCRDCYKCVRYCPVKAIKVEENSARIIDDLCIYCGRCVEICPTHAKKVRNDVPEVKKLIRSGRKVVLSLAPSWTTGVFGSREELIAAFRGLGFCAVSETALGAELVSSWTSEQLEREPGLMISSACPTVNELFRKYYPQFIDSLSRAPSPLEAHALFLKRLMGERIAVVFAGPCIAKKLEADNRDSEIDFALTFDEMSGWLGERSLTAATPRSFETEDLDFYPCQAVSGSLYAMEGGMIRSLGDMSRSPDRTMVPLSGMTHIMEALDEMDGRDGMMLELLSCPGGCVNGSGFKNRGNQFAYRKKSLIHFEKALAGSISSSPVLEAAESMNLQLPLKSFIRASAHREASFTDELIEEALYELGKEKEEDRLDCGGCGYNSCRDFAVAYLKKMGEKPMCVTNMRKRAQKKVDMLLRTLPMGVVIVNRRHQIVECNKGFASLFADPETICDEEYAKRHSDLPLINFVDLTSCLTDILSGRKSIFEERLKINGKFLKITFFSIDKGHLAGVIIQDITTTSVKREDVIRKAEEVISKNLQNVQQIASLLGENAAETEIILRSLTDQFQFTAAEGNL; translated from the coding sequence ATGAGTAGCAGCAGGCAGCCTGTATATACGGAAAAGACAAAATGCCGCGATTGCTATAAATGTGTTCGCTACTGTCCTGTCAAAGCTATAAAAGTGGAGGAAAACAGCGCCAGGATCATCGATGATCTTTGCATTTACTGCGGACGATGTGTCGAGATCTGTCCCACCCATGCCAAAAAGGTTCGGAATGATGTGCCGGAAGTGAAGAAGCTTATCCGTTCAGGACGGAAGGTTGTTCTTTCTCTTGCTCCCAGCTGGACAACTGGTGTTTTCGGCTCCCGGGAGGAGTTGATAGCGGCTTTTCGCGGTTTGGGGTTTTGCGCCGTCTCGGAAACGGCTCTCGGCGCCGAACTGGTTTCCTCCTGGACGTCGGAGCAGCTGGAAAGGGAACCGGGATTGATGATTTCATCGGCCTGTCCCACTGTTAACGAGCTTTTCAGAAAGTATTATCCCCAATTTATAGACAGTTTATCCCGCGCTCCTTCCCCTCTGGAGGCTCATGCTCTTTTTTTGAAAAGACTGATGGGCGAGCGGATTGCTGTTGTATTTGCCGGCCCCTGTATCGCAAAAAAACTCGAAGCGGATAACAGGGATTCGGAGATTGACTTTGCACTCACCTTCGATGAAATGTCCGGGTGGCTGGGTGAAAGATCCCTTACTGCGGCAACGCCGCGGTCATTTGAGACTGAAGATCTGGACTTCTATCCCTGTCAGGCGGTTTCGGGATCTCTCTATGCTATGGAAGGGGGTATGATCCGCTCTCTTGGAGATATGAGCCGTAGCCCGGACCGGACAATGGTTCCCCTGTCGGGTATGACCCATATTATGGAAGCGCTGGATGAAATGGACGGCAGGGACGGAATGATGCTGGAACTCCTCTCCTGCCCCGGCGGCTGTGTCAACGGATCGGGATTTAAGAACCGGGGAAACCAGTTCGCCTATCGCAAAAAAAGTCTCATCCATTTTGAAAAAGCATTGGCCGGTTCAATTTCTTCTTCCCCCGTACTCGAAGCGGCTGAAAGTATGAATCTCCAGCTGCCGCTGAAAAGTTTTATTAGGGCTTCCGCCCATAGGGAAGCTTCTTTTACCGACGAGCTGATTGAAGAGGCTCTTTACGAACTGGGCAAGGAGAAAGAAGAAGACCGACTGGATTGCGGCGGCTGCGGTTACAATTCCTGCCGGGATTTCGCCGTGGCCTACTTGAAGAAAATGGGTGAGAAGCCCATGTGCGTTACCAATATGCGGAAGCGGGCCCAGAAGAAGGTCGATATGCTTCTCCGGACACTTCCCATGGGTGTGGTTATCGTAAATCGAAGGCACCAGATTGTCGAATGCAATAAAGGCTTCGCTTCTCTGTTCGCCGATCCCGAAACAATTTGCGATGAGGAATATGCAAAAAGGCACAGCGATTTACCTCTGATCAATTTCGTCGATCTGACATCCTGTCTCACAGATATTCTCTCAGGCAGAAAAAGCATCTTTGAGGAGAGGTTGAAGATCAATGGGAAATTTCTCAAAATCACCTTTTTCTCCATCGATAAAGGACACCTGGCGGGAGTCATCATTCAGGACATCACCACCACATCTGTAAAAAGAGAGGATGTCATCCGCAAAGCCGAAGAGGTCATCAGTAAAAATCTGCAGAACGTTCAGCAGATCGCTTCTCTTCTGGGAGAGAATGCAGCGGAAACGGAAATCATTCTCCGGTCTCTGACAGACCAGTTCCAGTTTACCGCAGCGGAGGGTAACCTTTGA
- a CDS encoding (2Fe-2S) ferredoxin domain-containing protein — MKVQIEICMGSSCFARGNSRLLSFLEEYIAGEGLASRVGITGHLCMGNCSSGPVVRIDGMDYFDLKEADLARLLGEALDE, encoded by the coding sequence ATGAAAGTACAGATTGAAATTTGTATGGGCAGCTCCTGTTTTGCCCGCGGTAACAGTCGTCTCCTTTCCTTTCTTGAGGAATACATAGCCGGGGAGGGATTGGCCAGCCGGGTCGGAATAACAGGGCACCTCTGTATGGGGAATTGCTCTTCCGGGCCGGTCGTCCGTATTGACGGCATGGATTATTTTGATTTGAAGGAAGCGGATCTGGCGCGGCTTCTCGGGGAGGCTCTCGATGAGTAG
- the adhE gene encoding bifunctional acetaldehyde-CoA/alcohol dehydrogenase: MSEKKNADQATDSLRNLDKLIESVSAAQTLYSSYSQEQVDTIFRLSAIAANEQRIRLAKEAVAETGMGIVEDKVIKNHFASEFIFNKYKDMKTCGFLEEDNSYGIKKVAEPLGVICGIIPTTNPTSTVIFKALIALKTRNAIIFSPHPRARKCTIEAAKVIREAAEKAGAPAGLIGWIEEPSIELSNHIMSHKKIALILATGGPGMVKAAYSSGRPAIGVGAGNTPALMDETADVKMAVNSILMSKTFDNGVVCASEQSVIVHQSLYEEVKKEFRERGAQLLTEDQTDKLRKVILDPRRGTINPGIVGQKASKIAEIAGFSVPEETKVLIGEVKEISQSEPMAHEKLSPCLALYKCDSFEEGLTMARDLVVLGGIGHTSVLYTDKNNQDRIRAFGSEIKTGRVLVNMPSSQGAIGDIYNFRLEPSLTLGCGSWGGNSVSENVGVKHLMNIKTVAERRENMLWFKIPSKVYFKYGCLPLALRELEGRKRCFIVTDSYLFDHGFVDRIINVLKDIGIDCQVFHQVKPDPCLSTINQGLEQLRSFNPDVIIGFGGGSPMDAAKIMWLLYEHPELSFEGLALRFMDIEKRIYSLPSTGKKAFFTAIPTTSGTGSEVTPFSVVTDDRADMKYPIADYALTPDMAIIDPELVMSMPKSLTAASGIDAVTHAIEAFSSVLASDFTNGLALEALRILFKYLPVSYSEGDKNSKAREKVHNAATMAGMSFANAFLGICHSMAHKLGARFHVPHGVANALLITHVIDFNAVENPVKQAAFPQYEYPTAASRYARIADYLQLGGKSDGQKVANLIKAIEDLRQKLDVPASIKQYGISEKDFLEAVDELSEQAFDDQCTGANPRYPMISEIRDLYLKAYYGK; the protein is encoded by the coding sequence ATGAGTGAGAAAAAAAATGCAGATCAGGCGACTGACAGCCTTCGAAACCTGGATAAGCTGATCGAAAGCGTCAGTGCCGCCCAGACATTGTATTCTTCCTATTCTCAGGAACAGGTCGATACAATTTTCAGACTATCGGCCATCGCGGCCAACGAACAGAGAATCCGTCTTGCCAAAGAAGCTGTTGCTGAAACGGGGATGGGTATTGTCGAAGACAAAGTGATCAAAAACCATTTTGCATCGGAATTCATTTTCAACAAGTACAAAGATATGAAAACATGCGGCTTTCTCGAAGAGGACAACAGCTACGGGATTAAAAAGGTTGCCGAGCCTCTCGGGGTTATTTGCGGGATCATCCCCACGACAAATCCTACATCCACTGTCATATTCAAGGCTCTCATCGCTCTTAAAACGAGAAACGCCATTATCTTTTCTCCCCATCCCCGGGCGAGAAAATGCACGATCGAAGCGGCTAAGGTCATCAGGGAGGCTGCGGAAAAAGCAGGAGCTCCAGCCGGGTTGATCGGCTGGATCGAAGAACCGTCCATAGAGCTTTCAAATCATATAATGTCTCATAAAAAGATAGCCCTGATACTTGCGACGGGCGGTCCCGGAATGGTGAAAGCCGCCTATTCCTCCGGACGTCCTGCTATCGGAGTCGGTGCCGGAAACACGCCGGCTCTCATGGATGAAACGGCCGATGTGAAAATGGCTGTCAATTCCATCCTTATGAGCAAAACATTTGACAACGGCGTCGTCTGTGCATCGGAGCAGTCGGTTATCGTTCATCAATCCCTTTATGAAGAGGTTAAAAAAGAATTCCGGGAGAGAGGGGCGCAGCTGCTGACTGAAGATCAGACCGACAAGTTGAGAAAAGTGATTCTCGACCCCCGGCGGGGAACAATCAATCCGGGAATCGTCGGACAGAAAGCATCAAAAATAGCTGAGATAGCGGGTTTTTCCGTTCCTGAAGAAACAAAGGTTCTCATCGGGGAAGTCAAAGAGATTTCCCAAAGCGAGCCAATGGCACATGAGAAGCTGAGTCCCTGTCTGGCACTTTATAAATGCGATTCTTTTGAAGAAGGCCTGACAATGGCCCGCGATCTGGTCGTTCTGGGCGGGATCGGACATACATCGGTTCTTTATACGGACAAAAACAACCAGGACAGGATCAGGGCGTTCGGTTCCGAGATCAAAACGGGGCGCGTGCTCGTCAACATGCCTTCTTCTCAGGGCGCTATCGGCGATATTTACAACTTCAGACTCGAGCCTTCGCTGACCCTTGGCTGCGGAAGCTGGGGCGGAAATTCGGTCAGTGAAAATGTGGGGGTTAAACATCTGATGAATATTAAAACTGTAGCGGAAAGACGGGAGAATATGCTCTGGTTCAAAATCCCCTCTAAGGTGTATTTCAAGTATGGCTGTCTGCCGCTGGCTCTCCGCGAGCTCGAGGGCAGAAAACGATGCTTTATCGTGACAGACTCCTACCTTTTCGATCATGGGTTTGTGGACAGGATCATAAATGTCCTCAAGGATATCGGTATAGACTGTCAGGTGTTTCATCAGGTAAAACCGGATCCCTGCCTATCGACAATCAACCAGGGATTGGAGCAGTTGAGATCTTTCAACCCCGATGTCATTATCGGTTTCGGCGGTGGATCCCCCATGGATGCCGCGAAGATCATGTGGCTGCTTTATGAGCACCCTGAGCTGTCCTTCGAGGGACTGGCTCTCCGCTTTATGGATATAGAGAAAAGGATCTACTCTCTGCCCTCTACGGGAAAAAAAGCTTTCTTTACGGCCATACCCACCACATCCGGAACGGGATCGGAAGTGACGCCTTTTTCAGTCGTCACCGACGACAGGGCCGATATGAAGTATCCCATTGCCGATTATGCGCTGACTCCCGATATGGCTATCATCGACCCGGAGCTGGTCATGTCCATGCCGAAAAGCCTGACGGCCGCTTCGGGGATCGATGCGGTGACCCATGCCATCGAGGCGTTCTCTTCGGTTCTGGCTTCGGACTTTACGAACGGTCTGGCTCTCGAGGCCCTGAGAATACTATTCAAATACCTGCCTGTTTCCTACAGCGAAGGGGATAAAAACTCCAAAGCCAGGGAAAAAGTGCATAACGCGGCGACTATGGCGGGAATGTCTTTCGCCAACGCTTTTCTGGGAATCTGCCACTCCATGGCTCATAAGCTGGGAGCACGCTTCCATGTGCCTCACGGGGTGGCGAACGCCCTCCTTATCACTCATGTTATCGATTTCAACGCCGTGGAAAATCCTGTCAAACAGGCGGCTTTCCCTCAGTACGAATACCCGACCGCTGCTTCCCGCTATGCCCGCATAGCCGATTACCTGCAGCTGGGCGGTAAGAGCGATGGCCAGAAAGTGGCCAATTTGATCAAAGCAATTGAAGATCTTCGGCAGAAACTGGATGTACCGGCATCAATCAAACAGTATGGAATCTCCGAAAAAGATTTTCTTGAGGCGGTGGATGAGCTTTCGGAACAGGCTTTCGATGATCAGTGTACGGGTGCCAACCCCCGATATCCCATGATCAGCGAAATCAGGGATCTCTATCTCAAAGCCTATTACGGCAAGTAA
- a CDS encoding redox-sensing transcriptional repressor Rex produces MKSIPLPAIRRYPLYLRRLKSYRIGGTMWVSATTLADDLGFSSILVRKDLALTGLEGRPKYGFAIDPLIEAIEECLGWNNRTDAILVGAGNLGSALLGYSGFSQYGLEITAVFDSDPDKRGKKIQGKSILSMDKLAGFISRTHIPMAVLTVPADSAQRTAELLEDAGIRGIWNFAPVKLKLSDKVVVQRVDLASSFAELSSRLKRNEL; encoded by the coding sequence ATGAAAAGCATACCCCTGCCCGCTATACGCCGCTATCCACTGTATCTGAGGAGATTAAAATCCTACAGGATCGGAGGAACTATGTGGGTTTCCGCCACGACGCTGGCTGATGATCTGGGATTTTCATCGATTCTTGTCCGAAAGGATCTGGCATTAACCGGATTGGAAGGACGGCCTAAATACGGATTTGCCATCGATCCCCTGATTGAGGCGATCGAGGAGTGTCTGGGCTGGAATAACAGAACCGATGCCATTCTGGTCGGTGCGGGTAATCTCGGATCGGCGCTGCTCGGATACAGCGGGTTCTCTCAATACGGATTGGAGATAACAGCCGTTTTTGACAGCGACCCGGATAAGAGGGGAAAAAAAATCCAGGGGAAGTCCATTCTGTCTATGGACAAGCTTGCCGGTTTTATCAGCAGAACCCATATTCCCATGGCCGTTCTGACCGTACCGGCCGATTCAGCCCAGAGAACTGCGGAACTGCTTGAAGATGCGGGAATCAGGGGCATCTGGAATTTTGCGCCGGTTAAATTAAAGCTCTCCGATAAAGTCGTAGTTCAGCGAGTCGATCTGGCTTCCAGTTTTGCCGAACTTTCCTCCCGTCTGAAGAGAAATGAATTGTAA
- a CDS encoding cob(I)yrinic acid a,c-diamide adenosyltransferase, whose amino-acid sequence MKIYTKTGDKGTTSLVSGHRVYKSELRIHTYGTIDELNSFTGLLASLDIDERTRGVLKKIQSLLFTIGSNLAMDEENEKIVLPEITEEHTLFLEREIDLMEEGLDPLTHFIIPGGDQRVATAHVCRTVCRRAERLFVELHRSVELDQRIGNFINRLADYYFMLARRYMKDFNVEPIIWDPKA is encoded by the coding sequence ATGAAAATATATACGAAAACCGGCGATAAAGGCACAACTTCCCTGGTAAGCGGACACCGGGTCTATAAATCCGAACTCAGGATTCACACATACGGAACCATAGACGAATTGAACTCCTTCACAGGACTTCTCGCTTCACTTGACATCGATGAGAGGACAAGAGGCGTACTGAAAAAGATCCAGAGCCTGCTTTTTACCATCGGCTCGAACCTTGCCATGGACGAAGAGAATGAAAAGATCGTTCTCCCCGAGATAACAGAAGAGCATACCCTTTTCCTGGAGAGAGAAATTGATTTAATGGAAGAAGGCCTCGACCCTCTCACTCATTTCATCATTCCCGGCGGAGACCAGAGAGTGGCGACAGCTCATGTCTGCCGGACAGTATGCCGCAGAGCCGAACGGCTTTTTGTGGAATTGCACCGTTCGGTGGAACTGGATCAGCGCATAGGAAATTTTATTAACAGGCTGGCTGATTATTATTTTATGCTGGCGCGCCGTTATATGAAAGACTTTAATGTGGAGCCCATTATCTGGGATCCCAAAGCCTGA
- the fucU gene encoding L-fucose mutarotase: MLRGIDPVVSPELLDVLFRMGHGDEIVLADAFFPGDTFGKRVIRADGIRIPQLLKGILPLITLDSYVDSPLIMMQPVEGDELDMSVENAYRKAIDETWPDTPAIDRTERFAFYDRAREAYAIVMTGEISKYGNIILKKGVINR, from the coding sequence ATGTTAAGAGGTATTGATCCGGTTGTCTCGCCGGAATTACTTGATGTCCTGTTCCGGATGGGCCATGGAGATGAAATCGTTCTGGCTGATGCTTTTTTTCCCGGAGACACATTCGGCAAGAGGGTTATAAGGGCGGACGGTATCAGAATCCCCCAATTGCTGAAGGGCATTCTGCCTCTGATAACCCTGGATAGCTATGTCGACAGCCCGTTGATTATGATGCAGCCTGTTGAAGGTGATGAACTCGATATGTCTGTGGAAAATGCCTATAGAAAAGCCATCGACGAAACATGGCCGGATACGCCGGCGATAGATAGAACCGAGCGCTTCGCCTTTTATGACAGAGCCAGGGAAGCTTATGCTATTGTTATGACCGGTGAAATCTCAAAATATGGCAATATTATCCTGAAGAAAGGCGTTATCAATAGATAA
- a CDS encoding MFS transporter, with the protein MKNTTNPNLRIFNLFTLIQAFGRGIWMGNVLSLYIVLLSEKSTGILGLTPNELLGITSAITGIALILTIIPGGYAADKWSREKALVLAAMVGTGGLLFIGFSTSLYHIMAGLFLWGVFQGLSQPSAESILANSLPSGERSGPYARIHMLRQFGLATGPVLNVILFLILGDKWELGILKTVMTAGLAVSLISIIIMIFLKDRHEMGDRSEGILAEETDNEKAGGFSLKSRKAVPLILISSSFIIGTGAGMTVKFFPVFFRDIYGLKPIAVQIILGISFFITGLISIYTQKHSIKKGRPQMIILVQGLSIACLAGMAFYPPLWLLIPLFIARGALMNASQPLNRSIMMDFVPKSRRGFWNSLQTVAWGLFWNASAAIGGFLIGENNYALCFFITAIVYVIGTLPNFFLIPLVKKEL; encoded by the coding sequence ATGAAGAACACGACCAATCCGAATCTGCGGATATTCAACTTGTTTACACTGATTCAGGCTTTCGGCCGCGGAATCTGGATGGGGAATGTCCTCAGTCTCTATATTGTTCTTCTATCGGAAAAAAGCACGGGCATTCTCGGCCTGACTCCCAACGAACTGCTGGGAATTACATCGGCCATTACGGGAATAGCTCTGATCCTGACCATCATTCCCGGAGGATATGCCGCTGACAAATGGTCCCGGGAAAAAGCTCTGGTTCTTGCCGCCATGGTGGGTACCGGCGGTCTCCTGTTCATCGGATTTTCAACTTCCCTTTACCACATAATGGCGGGTCTGTTTCTGTGGGGTGTCTTTCAGGGACTCAGCCAGCCTTCAGCTGAATCGATACTGGCCAACTCCCTCCCTTCGGGAGAGCGCTCCGGTCCCTATGCCCGAATCCATATGCTCCGTCAGTTCGGACTGGCAACAGGCCCCGTGCTGAATGTCATTCTCTTTCTTATTCTGGGAGATAAATGGGAGCTGGGAATTTTGAAAACGGTAATGACTGCCGGTCTGGCTGTCTCTCTCATTTCAATAATCATTATGATTTTTCTCAAAGACCGCCATGAAATGGGCGATCGAAGCGAAGGTATTCTGGCAGAAGAAACCGATAATGAAAAAGCCGGCGGTTTTTCACTGAAAAGCCGGAAAGCCGTTCCGCTCATTCTTATCAGCTCGAGCTTTATAATCGGAACCGGCGCGGGAATGACGGTCAAATTTTTCCCCGTATTCTTCAGGGATATTTACGGACTGAAACCGATAGCCGTCCAGATAATATTAGGCATATCATTTTTCATTACCGGGCTCATCAGCATCTACACGCAAAAACATTCGATTAAAAAAGGCCGCCCGCAGATGATAATTCTGGTTCAGGGTCTTTCCATCGCCTGCCTGGCCGGAATGGCCTTCTACCCGCCGCTCTGGCTTCTCATTCCCCTGTTTATAGCGAGAGGCGCCCTGATGAACGCCTCCCAACCTCTGAACCGGTCCATTATGATGGACTTCGTTCCCAAAAGCAGAAGGGGATTCTGGAACAGCCTTCAGACAGTCGCCTGGGGGCTGTTCTGGAACGCATCGGCAGCGATAGGCGGTTTTCTGATCGGCGAAAACAACTATGCTCTCTGCTTTTTCATAACAGCTATCGTCTACGTCATCGGCACTCTGCCGAACTTTTTCCTCATTCCCCTGGTAAAAAAAGAATTATAG